One Bacteroidia bacterium genomic window, ATGGGAAATCCTATTCAGTGGAGTTACTCCGGCATGAGCCGGCCGAAAAATCATTTGTTCTCCGGATCAACGGTAATAAATACACTCTTCAGCTCAAGGACAAGTATGATGAGCTTTTACACAGCCTGGGGATGGATGCTGGTGCAGGCGGAGGAATAAAAGAGCTGAAAGCTCCCATGCCCGGACTGGTGCTCGATATCCGTGTGAGTGAAGGGCAGGTAATTACCAAAGGAGATGGTGTGGTAGTGCTGGAAGCCATGAAAATGGAAAATATACTCAAGGCCGCAGGGGAGGCCAAGGTGAAAAAGGTGCATATCAAAAAGGGCATGACCGTGGAAAAGAACCAGGTTTTGGTCAGTTTCGAATAAAATCATTGCAACGTTTTACGGGAAATTTCTGTCTGATGTATAACAGACAGTTTTTAACCTTAAAACAACCGTTCTATGAAAGTCTTTTTTACTCTATGCGCAGCTATTTTTCTTTCCGCATCTGCTTTTTCTCAATGCCAGGCGGTAGCTACGGCCCAACCCTCTACATCATGCAATCCCTGTAATGGAGTAGCCATTGTTTCAGTTTGGGGCGGATCTCCGCCGTATACCTATGTATGGGCTCCTTCCGGGGGCAATCAGCAAACGGCAACGGGGCTTTGCGCGGGTACATACACAGTAATAGTTACCGATGCACAGGGATGCGTAGCCACTGCAACAGCAACGGTTACATCCATGGGAGGTGTAATGGCTGCGGCACAATGTACACCAGCACTTTGTAACCAGCCGGGGTCGGCATTTGGAATGGCAACAGGGGGTACTCCTCCCTACACCTATTTGTGGACACCATCGGGTCAGACAACTCAAAATGCCACCGGATTACAATCAGGGTGTTACACAGTAACGGTTACGGATGCGGGCGGATGTACAGCTTCTGCCAGTTGCTGTATAACGGTTAGCAGTGGTCCGGCACTTTCTATTCAGAATGTGATCAACGCGAATTGTCCGAACTGCAACGGTTCTGCCACAGCTATTGTCAGCGGCGGATCTGCACCGTACACTTTTGTGTGGTCAAATTCTCAGACAAACATGACAGCTACCTCCCTGTGTCAGGGAACATACACCGTGTTAGTTACCGATGCCCAAGGATGCAC contains:
- a CDS encoding T9SS type A sorting domain-containing protein; its protein translation is MKVFFTLCAAIFLSASAFSQCQAVATAQPSTSCNPCNGVAIVSVWGGSPPYTYVWAPSGGNQQTATGLCAGTYTVIVTDAQGCVATATATVTSMGGVMAAAQCTPALCNQPGSAFGMATGGTPPYTYLWTPSGQTTQNATGLQSGCYTVTVTDAGGCTASASCCITVSSGPALSIQNVINANCPNCNGSATAIVSGGSAPYTFVWSNSQTNMTATSLCQGTYTVLVTDAQGCTASATVTIGCITGLDDEDVNGQELSLFPNPAHSALFISVLNHTGEVKVEIYTVIGEKVLSSSILVGAGESEWVNISSLRPGVYLLKIQKGSTSLVKKFLKE
- a CDS encoding acetyl-CoA carboxylase biotin carboxyl carrier protein subunit — encoded protein: MKIISGTREMRLELSGGFLTEGKRKLSFEHLVVKDGVFQVLMDGKSYSVELLRHEPAEKSFVLRINGNKYTLQLKDKYDELLHSLGMDAGAGGGIKELKAPMPGLVLDIRVSEGQVITKGDGVVVLEAMKMENILKAAGEAKVKKVHIKKGMTVEKNQVLVSFE